From a region of the Oryza sativa Japonica Group chromosome 6, ASM3414082v1 genome:
- the LOC4341605 gene encoding uncharacterized protein — MAASAQTWVVVAALALVMLPRRPAVVGAESVAAATAEKSMGIGGAGKPKCQPGAATGPCRVGAVHDPENSEEEGLFSMRATPPPTAAPPADEDYFDPDLSNDDDLVVLGH; from the coding sequence atggcggcgagcgcgcagacgtgggtggtggtggcggcgctggcgctggtgatgctgccgcggcggccggcggtggtgggggcggagtcggtggcggcggcgacggcggagaagtCGATGGGGATCGGCGGCGCCGGGAAGCCCAAGTGCCAGCCGGGCGCCGCGACGGGGCCGTGCCGCGTCGGCGCGGTGCACGACCCGGAGAactcggaggaggaggggctgTTCAGCATGAGggccaccccgccgccgaccgccgcgccgccggccgacgaGGACTACTTCGACCCCGACCTCTccaacgacgacgacctcgtcgtcctcggccACTGA